Proteins from a genomic interval of Micromonospora sp. NBC_00389:
- the ychF gene encoding redox-regulated ATPase YchF, with amino-acid sequence MSLSIGIVGLPNVGKSTLFNALTKNDVLAANYPFATIEPNVGVVGLPDERLGKLAEIFSSQKVLPAPVSFVDIAGLVRGASKGQGRGNAFLANIRDASAICQVVRAFSDPNVVHVDGKISPADDIETINTELILADLQTLDKALPRLEKEAKLRKDRAAAVAAAKQAIEVLDGGTTLYSGAAAAKIELEHLRELHLLTTKPFLYVFNVDEAELANEAFLDELRALVAPAEAVFMDAKIESELVDLPEEEARELLESIGQNEPGLNQLVRVGFRTLGLQTYLTAGPKEARAWTVPVGATAPEAAGVIHSDFQRGFIKAEVVSYHDLVEFGSMAAAKAAGKVRIEGKEYVMQDGDVVEFRFNV; translated from the coding sequence GTGAGTCTCTCCATCGGCATCGTCGGCCTGCCCAACGTCGGCAAGAGCACGCTTTTCAACGCGTTGACCAAGAACGACGTGCTGGCGGCGAACTACCCGTTCGCCACCATCGAGCCCAACGTCGGCGTGGTCGGGCTGCCTGACGAGCGGCTGGGCAAGCTGGCCGAGATCTTCTCCTCGCAGAAGGTGCTGCCGGCCCCGGTGTCGTTCGTCGACATCGCTGGCCTGGTCCGTGGCGCGTCGAAGGGGCAGGGCCGGGGCAACGCCTTCCTGGCCAACATCCGGGACGCCTCGGCGATCTGCCAGGTGGTGCGGGCCTTCTCCGACCCGAACGTGGTGCACGTCGACGGCAAGATCTCCCCGGCCGACGACATCGAGACGATCAACACCGAGCTGATCCTCGCCGACCTGCAGACCCTGGACAAGGCGCTGCCCCGGTTGGAGAAGGAGGCCAAGCTCCGCAAGGACCGGGCCGCCGCCGTCGCCGCCGCGAAGCAGGCCATCGAGGTGCTCGACGGCGGCACCACCCTGTACTCCGGGGCCGCCGCCGCCAAGATCGAGCTGGAGCACCTGCGCGAGCTGCACCTGCTCACCACCAAGCCCTTCCTGTACGTCTTCAACGTCGACGAGGCCGAGCTGGCCAACGAGGCGTTCCTCGACGAGCTGCGCGCCCTGGTCGCCCCCGCCGAGGCCGTCTTCATGGACGCCAAGATCGAATCCGAGCTGGTGGACCTGCCCGAGGAGGAGGCCCGCGAGCTGCTGGAGTCGATCGGGCAGAACGAGCCCGGCCTCAACCAGCTCGTCCGGGTCGGCTTCCGCACCCTTGGGCTCCAGACGTACCTGACCGCCGGGCCGAAGGAGGCGCGCGCCTGGACCGTCCCGGTCGGCGCCACCGCGCCGGAGGCTGCGGGCGTCATCCACTCCGACTTCCAGCGCGGCTTCATCAAGGCCGAGGTGGTCTCGTACCACGACCTGGTCGAGTTTGGTTCGATGGCGGCGGCCAAGGCGGCGGGCAAGGTCCGCATCGAGGGCAAGGAGTACGTCATGCAGGACGGCGACGTGGTGGAGTTCCGCTTCAACGTCTGA
- a CDS encoding peptidase E, translating into MPASEPTILATSMGFFRGDRGPLDLRPGPVFELAAELAEAGPQPRICYLGQAVGDQPTSLASIYGAFADTRFRLSHLALFPMPNVEDIRAHLLAQDVIWVGGGSVANLVAVWRVHGLGEILHECWQAGVVLGGVSAGSICWHVGGATDSYGPRLRGFTEGLGWLPYGNGVHYDSEGQRRPLMHELVGDGTLPTSHCTDDGVGLVYRGTRLVEAVADREGVSAYEVSRGADGSVREAIIAPRLLG; encoded by the coding sequence ATGCCCGCCAGCGAACCGACCATCCTCGCCACCAGCATGGGTTTCTTCCGGGGCGACCGGGGTCCCTTGGATCTGCGCCCCGGCCCGGTCTTCGAGCTGGCGGCCGAGCTGGCCGAGGCTGGCCCGCAGCCGCGCATCTGCTACCTCGGTCAGGCCGTCGGGGACCAGCCCACCTCGCTGGCCTCTATCTACGGCGCGTTCGCCGACACCCGGTTCCGGCTGTCGCACCTCGCCTTGTTCCCGATGCCGAACGTCGAGGACATCCGCGCCCACCTGCTCGCCCAGGACGTGATCTGGGTCGGCGGCGGCAGCGTGGCCAACCTGGTCGCGGTCTGGCGGGTGCACGGGCTCGGCGAGATCCTGCACGAGTGCTGGCAGGCCGGCGTGGTGCTGGGCGGCGTCTCCGCCGGCTCGATCTGCTGGCACGTGGGCGGCGCCACGGACAGCTACGGCCCCCGACTGCGCGGCTTCACCGAGGGTCTGGGCTGGCTGCCGTACGGCAACGGCGTGCACTACGACAGCGAAGGCCAGCGGCGACCGTTGATGCACGAGCTGGTCGGCGACGGGACGCTGCCCACCAGCCACTGCACCGACGACGGGGTCGGCCTGGTCTACCGGGGGACCCGGCTGGTCGAGGCGGTCGCCGACCGCGAGGGCGTTTCGGCGTACGAGGTCAGCCGCGGCGCGGACGGCAGCGTCCGCGAGGCGATCATCGCCCCGCGCCTGCTCGGCTGA
- a CDS encoding SigE family RNA polymerase sigma factor yields MDEDERARLAEFVASRTPALMRVAYLLTGNRSAAEDLFQSALARTIPKWGSIRHADPEGYLRVVMYREQVSWWRRLRRWRETPLNPADEPVGADPSGGSDVRLAMRAALRHLPPAQRAVVVLRYYEDLPEARVAELLGCSVGTVRSRTHRAVSRLRELLPEVELLEVRR; encoded by the coding sequence GTGGACGAGGACGAGCGAGCCCGGTTGGCCGAGTTCGTCGCCAGCCGGACTCCGGCGCTGATGCGGGTCGCGTACCTGCTGACTGGGAACCGCAGCGCCGCCGAGGACCTGTTCCAGTCGGCGTTGGCGCGGACCATCCCCAAGTGGGGAAGCATCCGGCACGCCGACCCGGAGGGGTATCTGCGCGTGGTGATGTACCGCGAGCAGGTCAGTTGGTGGCGGCGACTGCGCCGGTGGCGGGAGACGCCGCTCAACCCGGCGGACGAACCGGTCGGCGCCGACCCGAGCGGCGGGTCAGACGTGCGGTTGGCGATGCGCGCTGCGCTGCGCCACCTGCCACCGGCGCAGCGCGCGGTGGTGGTCCTGCGCTACTACGAGGACCTGCCCGAGGCCCGGGTGGCCGAGCTGCTGGGCTGCTCGGTGGGCACGGTCCGCAGCCGTACCCACCGGGCGGTCAGCCGGCTGCGCGAACTCCTGCCGGAGGTCGAATTGCTGGAGGTACGGCGATGA
- a CDS encoding FAD-binding oxidoreductase, with protein sequence MSPALARVPGPLTGQLVTPGDRRYAQLRSTYTTPASPAGVLLPKNVAQVVAAIRYAREQRLPIAVRSGGHGLAGTSSNNGGLVIDLSMLNRVQVLDERSGLVRVEAGARWANVATALARYGLVISSGDHGNVGVGGLTTGGGVGWLVRSYGLTIDRVRAVEVVLADGTLVRADAEHEPELFWLVRGAGAGAGIVVAFEIEATEQRNVGVAQLVVEAHPDGRTVREWAGYLAQAPRELSAAAVLFAEGRSALMSITAVVAAESLRRARPVVEPLLAIGKLLEHRTDLLPYPSLVPTAHLNPNVGQQRGTTTNGLFTELDDAGSRALMRAVTGPGRAVIQLRSVGGAVNDVAPDATAYPHRHQNTLVIASVFPPQGGAALDAAWRGVAGRADGAYVNFESRPDPAAFARIYPGETGARVRRLWRRYDPDGVFRSALLTARPARSGQPARSSQPARSGQPARSGQPHRRRR encoded by the coding sequence ATGAGTCCCGCCCTGGCCCGGGTGCCCGGTCCGCTCACCGGCCAGCTCGTCACCCCCGGCGATCGCCGGTATGCGCAGCTGCGCTCGACGTACACCACGCCGGCCTCGCCGGCCGGCGTCCTGCTGCCGAAGAACGTCGCGCAGGTGGTCGCCGCGATCCGCTACGCGCGGGAGCAGCGGCTGCCGATCGCCGTCCGCAGCGGCGGGCACGGTCTCGCCGGCACCTCCTCCAACAACGGTGGCCTGGTCATCGACCTGTCCATGCTCAACCGGGTGCAGGTGCTCGACGAGCGGTCCGGGCTGGTCCGCGTCGAGGCTGGCGCCCGCTGGGCGAACGTCGCGACGGCGCTGGCCCGGTACGGCCTGGTGATCAGCTCAGGTGACCACGGCAACGTCGGCGTGGGCGGCCTGACCACCGGGGGTGGCGTCGGCTGGCTGGTCCGCTCGTACGGCCTCACCATCGACCGCGTCCGCGCGGTGGAGGTGGTGCTCGCGGACGGGACGCTGGTGCGCGCGGACGCGGAGCACGAGCCGGAGCTGTTCTGGCTGGTCCGGGGTGCCGGCGCGGGAGCGGGGATCGTGGTGGCGTTCGAGATCGAGGCCACCGAGCAGCGCAACGTCGGGGTGGCGCAACTGGTCGTCGAGGCGCACCCCGACGGCCGCACCGTTCGGGAGTGGGCGGGCTACCTGGCGCAGGCCCCACGGGAGTTGTCGGCAGCCGCCGTGCTGTTCGCGGAGGGACGGTCGGCCCTCATGTCGATCACCGCCGTGGTCGCCGCCGAGAGCCTGCGCCGGGCCCGACCCGTGGTGGAGCCGCTGCTGGCCATCGGGAAGCTGCTCGAACACCGGACCGACCTGCTGCCCTACCCGTCCCTGGTGCCGACCGCACACCTGAATCCGAACGTCGGGCAGCAGCGGGGCACGACCACCAACGGCCTGTTCACCGAGCTGGACGACGCCGGTTCTCGGGCCCTGATGCGGGCGGTGACCGGTCCCGGGCGGGCGGTCATCCAGCTCCGCTCGGTGGGCGGGGCGGTCAACGACGTCGCCCCCGACGCGACCGCCTACCCGCACCGGCACCAGAACACCCTGGTCATCGCCTCGGTCTTCCCGCCGCAGGGCGGCGCGGCGTTGGACGCCGCCTGGCGGGGCGTCGCCGGTCGGGCCGACGGCGCGTACGTCAACTTCGAGAGCCGGCCGGACCCGGCCGCGTTCGCCCGGATCTACCCGGGTGAGACCGGGGCCCGGGTGCGGCGGCTCTGGCGACGGTACGACCCGGACGGCGTGTTCCGGTCGGCCCTGCTGACCGCCCGACCGGCCCGTTCCGGCCAGCCCGCGCGGTCCAGCCAGCCGGCACGGTCCGGTCAGCCCGCACGCTCCGGCCAACCCCACCGGCGCCGCCGCTGA